One Drosophila virilis strain 15010-1051.87 chromosome 5, Dvir_AGI_RSII-ME, whole genome shotgun sequence DNA window includes the following coding sequences:
- the Patronin gene encoding patronin isoform X24 translates to MDAETQEIRQARQRASVKWLLSKAFNNRVPDNLKEPFYRDHENQERLKPQIVVELGNATLYCQTLSNLYSDPNYQSLNHWSILQTLARKGVPVAESSDMPITETVLIQTNPLRINAHMSVIESLMVLYAKEISSGDRVVAAIRRISGSNYQAPAGQSYEQGLLAWISHACAALKKRIVKELETSVPDEIGTRLQTPDIPPVRDFQDLCDGICLALLISYYCPKVVPWTSVRINYLPAVEDSIHNILLVSSFSQKHLPYGVFHMTPEDITYMRGSMKLNLVLLLTDLFNLFEIHPAKCVCYPGMDGQDVITRRSQGANVHGICHRRGLTMQPVTPIPDLRSDLDQPPIGSPSNRPPFQVPHTNSFSGGALNRRSTPPTEYQTMQSNNFDGNQAEAFVVHKSRGITTLSSMHSQQQQQQQQQQQYQHQQQSQQEPLVPARLRQAKEKNNVESKADERGDFVAAGRPSNWEQSRRPSFAGRRSRRNSSSEDSQLTIENFGGSQDQLNTLGRYERERDRERKLSNTSVEPAVAVRSSIADARGTLQLGYDTDSGSEKQDRETEKYSMRRQASSADNVPTASAHNLSNAGSPLPARNKQHSIDRDYSTVDHYNDARSTGYDPESTPVRKSSTSSMPASPAAWQLDTCDDDLRSLENATKLSTMRMKLEERRRRIEQDKRKIEMAVLRHQEKVCQEDLESCPDVLKWETMSNESKRTPEIDPADMDKYQQSIAIMNMNLQDIQQDIHRLATQQSQMQAQHLQAQQLMQAQQIANMLNQQQTYGSQQHLAEHHYQQRPMQQSFGSSPHLPQAFNAPVSAYNSRPPSRDPYQQQQQQHHSHQQQPMQMPPMQYVNEHGQYMSPPAHYMQPQSIYSDNGAPYNNHSPYGAPPMPQYQQQHQQRNSVYDEYGQPANHFYLHESPPQPHPQRRTWAHSAAAAAYEQQQQAQQQQQQQPLLDVNAWQIQKKMQQQQQQQNWPNRPPSSAGTSQGFVLHQNGGGGGGELQHLFQVQSSPQHGQRIHGGGGSGSANGVQRQQSLTNLRDNRSPKGNMGQPMGMGQHEDMMAPQSICFIGDEEDVDELERNIIESMQSTRISDFVVQQQQRLHHHQQQQQQQQQQQLPTAHSGRGSSSEDYDSGELISNKLNITSGNLTYRIPSPSRPAIQANSFQDPRGGGGNGNGNGSGSGEEQRPEKGFYISFDNDQPKRPKPPLRAKKSPKKEPSRDNVDNQVVLKRESLSQLHNSNNFASEEAKNATAARHSIHNFPGVQANANANPAGNATYNKYTDEPPIQLRQITASAAEPNVHERRHLEDLTNQPQQQQQQQPLSPSRLRAEHSSSSAEAAKKKALVIGVDATNLDPESVDEMERRKEKIMLLSLQRRQQQEEAKARKEIEASQKREKEREKEEERARKKEEQVARRAAILEQHRLKKAIEEAEREGKTLDRPDLHVKLQPQSSNASTPRLRQQRVTRPRPKTIHVDDASVDISEASSLSSRGKKGSSSNLTDTDSGLGRATPPRRAPSPGMAASGRHMPSPSGPGSLPPGLISKRRGFDDGSSDTSLIMEYSGPKLYKQPAAKSNRGIILNAVEYCVFPGAVNREAKQKVLEKIARSEAKHFLVLFRDAGCQFRALYSYMPETDQVTKLYGTGPSQVDEVMFDKFFKYNSGGKCFSQVHTKHLTVTIDAFTIHNSLWQGKRVQLPSKKDMALVI, encoded by the exons ATGGATGCCGAAACACAGGAAATACGACag GCTCGTCAACGTGCTTCCGTCAAATGGCTGCTCTCGAAAGCGTTCAACAATCGCGTGCCGGACAACCTGAAGGAGCCGTTCTATCGCGATCACGAGAACCAGGAACGCCTCAAGCCTCAAATCGTTGTGGAGTTGGGCAATGCGACGCTTTATTGCCAGACACTGTCCAATCTGTACTCCGACCCCAACTACCAAAGCTTAAATCACTGGTCAATATTACAGACGCTAGCGCGCAAGGGTGTACCCGTGGCCGAATCGTCGGACATGCCCATTACCGAAACGGTATTAATTCAAACGAATCCGTTGCGAATT AACGCCCACATGTCTGTGATAGAATCGCTGATGGTTCTCTATGCGAAGGAAATATCGTCGGGTGACCGTGTCGTGGCGGCCATACGGAG aATATCTGGTAGCAACTATCAGGCGCCTGCAGGCCAGTCCTATGAACAGGGCCTGCTCGCTTGGATATCGCATGCATGCGCCGCGCTTAAAAAGCGCATCGTCAAGGAGCTGGAAACCAGCGTGCCAGACGAGATT GGTACGCGTCTGCAGACGCCGGACATACCGCCAGTACGTGATTTTCAAGATCTGTGCGATGGCATTTGCCTGGCCCTGCTCATCTCCTACTACTGCCCCAAGGTGGTGCCGTGGACGAGTGTGCGCATTAACTATCTGCCTGCTGTGGAGGACTCCATACACAATATACTGCTGGTGAGCAGTTTTTCACAAAAGCATTTGCCATACGGCGTCTTCCACATGACGCCCGAGGACATAACATACATGCGAGG CTCAATGAAACTAAAtctggtgttgctgctgacgGATTTGTTCAATTTGTTCGAGATACACCCGGCCAAATGTGTCTGTTACCCGGGCATGGATGGACAGG ATGTCATCACAAGGCGCAGCCAGGGCGCCAATGTGCACGGAATCTGCCATCGACGGGGCCTCACAATGCAGCCCGTTACGCCCATACCCGATTTGCGCAGCGATCTTGACCAGCCGCCCATTGGGTCACCCTCGAATCGGCCGCCGTTTCAAG ttccGCACACAAATTCATTCAGCGGCGGCGCCTTAAATCGCAGGTCAACTCCGCCCACCGAATATCAAACGATGCAGTCAAATAATTTTGATGGCAACCAGGCCGAAG CGTTCGTCGTGCACAAGTCGCGTGGCATTACCACACTCTCATCCATGcactcgcagcagcagcagcaacagcaacagcagcagcagtatcagcaccagcaacagtcACAGCAGGAGCCCTTGGTTCCAGCTCGCTTGCGTCaggcaaaagaaaagaacaatGTCGAGTCGAAAGCAGACGAGAGAG GCGATTTTGTCGCTGCGGGCCGACCAAGTAACTGGGAACAGAGCCGGCGTCCAAGTTTCGCAG GTCGTCGCTCGCGACGAAACTCCTCCAGCGAAGACTCGCAGTTGACTATTGAGAACTTTGGCGGCTCACAGGATCAGCTCAATACGCTGGGCCGCTACGAGCGCGAACGGGACAGAGAACGTAAGCTGTCCAATACAAGTGTGG AACCGGCCGTGGCAGTGCGTTCTTCAATTGCTGATGCTCGTGGCACGCTACAGCTGGGCTACGACACGGATTCGGGATCTGAGAAACAGGATCGCGAAACCGAAAAGTATTCTATGCGTCGACAGGCTAG CAGTGCGGACAATGTGCCAACGGCCTCTGCGCATAATCTGTCAAATGCGGGCAGTCCGTTGCCGGCGCGGAACAAGCAACATTCCATCGATAGGGACTACTCGACAGTCGACCACTATAATGACGCCAGATCGACTGGGTATGATCCAGAAAGCACGCCCGTGCGTAAATCCTCAACCAGCAGCATGCCAGCGAGTCCGGCGGCTTGGCAGCTGGACACCTGTGACGATGATTTACGCTCGCTGGAGAATGCCACCAAGTTATCTACGATGCGGATGAAACTGGAGGAGAGACGTCGCCGCATTGAGCAGGATAAGCGCAAAATCGAAATGGCAGTGCTGCGGCATCAGGAGAAGGTTTGCCAG GAGGACTTGGAATCGTGTCCCGACGTCTTAAAGTGGGAGACCATGAGCAACGAGTCGAAGCGTACGCCGGAAATAGATCCAGCTGACATGGACAAATACCAA CAAAGCATCGCCATTATGAACATGAATCTGCAGGATATCCAACAGGATATCCATCGGCTGGCCACGCAGCAAAGCCAAATGCAGGCACAGCATCTGCAAGCGCAGCAGCTGATGCAGGCACAACAAATAGCCAACATGCTGAATCAG CAGCAAACGTATGGCTCGCAGCAGCATCTGGCTGAGCACCATTACCAGCAGCGACCTATGCAGCAAAGTTTTGGCTCATCACCGCATCTTCCGCAGGCTTTTAATGCGCCAGTCAGCGCCTACAATTCCCGTCCGCCAAGCCGCGATCCctaccaacagcagcagcagcagcaccattCACACCAACAGCAACCCATGCAGATGCCACCCATGCAGTACGTCAACGAGCACGGACAGTACATGTCGCCGCCCGCTCACTACATGCAGCCTCAAAGCATCTACAGCGACAATGGCGCCCCTTACAACAACCACTCCCCCTACGGAGCACCTCCGATGCCGCAGtaccagcaacagcaccagcaacgCAACAGCGTTTACGATGAGTACGGCCAGCCGGCAAATCACTTTTACCTGCACGAGTCTCCGCCTCAACCGCATCCACAGCGTCGCACCTGGGCGCActcggcggcagcggcagcgtacgaacagcagcaacaggcacagcaacagcagcagcagcaaccactgTTGGATGTCAATGCCTGGCAAATACAGAAGAagatgcagcaacagcagcagcagcaaaactgGCCTAATCGGCCGCCCTCCAGCGCTGGCACGTCTCAGGGCTTTGTGCTGCACCAAAacggaggcggcggcggcggtgaaTTGCAGCATCTATTCCAGGTGCAGTCTTCCCCACAACACGGTCAGCGGATACATGGCGGgggtggcagtggcagcgccAACGGCGTACAGCGGCAGCAATCGCTGACGAATCTACGTGACAATCGGTCACCCAAGGGCAACATGGGCCAGCCCATGGGAATGGGACAGCACGAGGACATGATGGCGCCGCAAAGTATTTGCTTCATCGGCGACGAGGAAGATGTTGATGAGCTAGAGCGCAACATTATCGAGTCTATGCAATCGACTCGGATTTCCGATTTTgtggtgcagcagcagcaacgccttcatcatcatcagcagcaacagcaacagcagcagcagcagcagctgccgacGGCGCACAGCGGACGCGGCAGCAGCTCTGAGGATTACGACAGCGGCGAGCTGATTTCCAATAAACTTAACATCACCAGCGGCAATCTCACTTACCGCATTCCCTCGCCCTCGCGCCCCGCCATACAGGCCAACAGCTTTCAGGATCCACGTGGAGGGGGCggcaacggaaacggaaacggtAGTGGTAGCGGCGAGGAGCAGCGGCCCGAAAAGGGCTTCTATATATCCTTCGACAACGATCAGCCGAAGCGACCGAAGCCGCCACTGCGCGCCAAGAAGTCACCCAAAAAGGAGCCCAGCAGGGATAATGTGGACAACCAAGTTGTCCTTAAACGTGAATCGCTAAGTCAActgcacaacagcaacaattttgcCAGCGAGGAGGCCAAAAACGCAACTGCTGCCAGGCACAGCATCCACAACTTCCCCGGCGTCcaagccaatgccaatgccaatccAGCCGGCAACGCAACCTACAACAAATACACAGACGAGCCGCCTATCCAGCTGCGCCAAATAACAGCATCGGCGGCCGAACCCAATGTCCACGAGCGCCGGCATCTCGAGGACCTCACCaatcagccgcagcagcagcagcagcaacagccgctcTCGCCATCTCGATTAAGGGCCGAacatagcagcagcagcgccgagGCGGCCAAGAAAAAAGCGCTGGTCATTGGCGTCGATGCGACCAATCTAGATCCG GAATCTGTGGACGAAATGGAACGTCGCAAAGAGAAGATAATGTTGCTTTCCCTGCAACGCCGACAGCAGCAAGAGGAGGCCAAGGCGCGAAAGGAGATAGAGGCATCCCAAAAACGAGAAAAGGAACGAGAAAAGGAGGAAGAGCGCGCGCGCAAAAAGGAGGAACAGGTGGCGCGACGTGCGGCCATATTGGAACAACATAGACTAAAAAAAGCCATCGAGGAAGCCGAGCGAGAA GGTAAAACTCTGGACCGGCCCGATTTACATGTAAAACTGCAGCCACAGTCTTCAAACGCGTCCACGCCGCGTCTTAGACAGCAACGTGTGACTAGGCCACGGCCCAAAACGATCCACGTCGACGACGCCAGTGTGGACATTAGTGAGGCTTCAAGCCTATCCAGTCGGGGCAAAAAAGGCTCAAGTTCAAACCTAACCG ACACAGATTCGGGACTGGGACGTGCCACTCCGCCGCGGCGAGCACCGTCACCAGGAATGGCGGCATCAGGTAGGCATATGCCATCTCCCTCTGGACCAGGCTCTTTGCCGCCAGGTTTGATATCGAAGCGTCGCGGATTTGATGATGGATCAAGCGATACGTCTTTAATCATGGAATACTCGG GTCCAAAATTGTACAAACAACCAGCGGCCAAATCAAATCGCGGCATTATACTAAATGCCGTTGAGTACTGCGTTTTTCCCGGCGCCGTTAACCGTGAAGCCAAACAGAAAGTGCTCGAGAAGATCGCACGCTCGGAGGCCAAACACTTCCTCGTACTCTTCCGGGATGCGGGCTGCCAATTCCGCGCCCTCTACAGTTACATGCCGGAGACGGATCAAGTGACGAAGCTGTACGGCACGGGACCTAGTCAAGTCGACGAAGTCATGTTCGATAAATTCTTCAA ATACAACTCAGGTGGGAAATGCTTCTCACAGGTGCACACAAAGCATCTGACCGTCACGATAGACGCCTTCACAATACACAACTCACTGTGGCAGGGCAAGCGGGTGCAGTTGCCCAGCAAAAAGGACATGGCGCTTGTGATTTAA
- the Patronin gene encoding patronin isoform X15, translating into MDAETQEIRQARQRASVKWLLSKAFNNRVPDNLKEPFYRDHENQERLKPQIVVELGNATLYCQTLSNLYSDPNYQSLNHWSILQTLARKGVPVAESSDMPITETVLIQTNPLRINAHMSVIESLMVLYAKEISSGDRVVAAIRRISGSNYQAPAGQSYEQGLLAWISHACAALKKRIVKELETSVPDEIGTRLQTPDIPPVRDFQDLCDGICLALLISYYCPKVVPWTSVRINYLPAVEDSIHNILLVSSFSQKHLPYGVFHMTPEDITYMRGSMKLNLVLLLTDLFNLFEIHPAKCVCYPGMDGQDVITRRSQGANVHGICHRRGLTMQPVTPIPDLRSDLDQPPIGSPSNRPPFQVPHTNSFSGGALNRRSTPPTEYQTMQSNNFDGNQAEAFVVHKSRGITTLSSMHSQQQQQQQQQQQYQHQQQSQQEPLVPARLRQAKEKNNVESKADERGDFVAAGRPSNWEQSRRPSFAGRRSRRNSSSEDSQLTIENFGGSQDQLNTLGRYERERDRERKLSNTSVEPAVAVRSSIADARGTLQLGYDTDSGSEKQDRETEKYSMRRQASSADNVPTASAHNLSNAGSPLPARNKQHSIDRDYSTVDHYNDARSTGYDPESTPVRKSSTSSMPASPAAWQLDTCDDDLRSLENATKLSTMRMKLEERRRRIEQDKRKIEMAVLRHQEKVCQEDLESCPDVLKWETMSNESKRTPEIDPADMDKYQQSIAIMNMNLQDIQQDIHRLATQQSQMQAQHLQAQQLMQAQQIANMLNQQQTYGSQQHLAEHHYQQRPMQQSFGSSPHLPQAFNAPVSAYNSRPPSRDPYQQQQQQHHSHQQQPMQMPPMQYVNEHGQYMSPPAHYMQPQSIYSDNGAPYNNHSPYGAPPMPQYQQQHQQRNSVYDEYGQPANHFYLHESPPQPHPQRRTWAHSAAAAAYEQQQQAQQQQQQQPLLDVNAWQIQKKMQQQQQQQNWPNRPPSSAGTSQGFVLHQNGGGGGGELQHLFQVQSSPQHGQRIHGGGGSGSANGVQRQQSLTNLRDNRSPKGNMGQPMGMGQHEDMMAPQSICFIGDEEDVDELERNIIESMQSTRISDFVVQQQQRLHHHQQQQQQQQQQQLPTAHSGRGSSSEDYDSGELISNKLNITSGNLTYRIPSPSRPAIQANSFQDPRGGGGNGNGNGSGSGEEQRPEKGFYISFDNDQPKRPKPPLRAKKSPKKEPSRDNVDNQVVLKRESLSQLHNSNNFASEEAKNATAARHSIHNFPGVQANANANPAGNATYNKYTDEPPIQLRQITASAAEPNVHERRHLEDLTNQPQQQQQQQPLSPSRLRAEHSSSSAEAAKKKALVIGVDATNLDPESVDEMERRKEKIMLLSLQRRQQQEEAKARKEIEASQKREKEREKEEERARKKEEQVARRAAILEQHRLKKAIEEAEREGKTLDRPDLHVKLQPQSSNASTPRLRQQRVTRPRPKTIHVDDASVDISEASSLSSRGKKGSSSNLTGYGQLSSNSMKRDFYRGSQDSLTVKDTDSGLGRATPPRRAPSPGMAASGRHMPSPSGPGSLPPGLISKRRGFDDGSSDTSLIMEYSGPKLYKQPAAKSNRGIILNAVEYCVFPGAVNREAKQKVLEKIARSEAKHFLVLFRDAGCQFRALYSYMPETDQVTKLYGTGPSQVDEVMFDKFFKYNSGGKCFSQVHTKHLTVTIDAFTIHNSLWQGKRVQLPSKKDMALVI; encoded by the exons ATGGATGCCGAAACACAGGAAATACGACag GCTCGTCAACGTGCTTCCGTCAAATGGCTGCTCTCGAAAGCGTTCAACAATCGCGTGCCGGACAACCTGAAGGAGCCGTTCTATCGCGATCACGAGAACCAGGAACGCCTCAAGCCTCAAATCGTTGTGGAGTTGGGCAATGCGACGCTTTATTGCCAGACACTGTCCAATCTGTACTCCGACCCCAACTACCAAAGCTTAAATCACTGGTCAATATTACAGACGCTAGCGCGCAAGGGTGTACCCGTGGCCGAATCGTCGGACATGCCCATTACCGAAACGGTATTAATTCAAACGAATCCGTTGCGAATT AACGCCCACATGTCTGTGATAGAATCGCTGATGGTTCTCTATGCGAAGGAAATATCGTCGGGTGACCGTGTCGTGGCGGCCATACGGAG aATATCTGGTAGCAACTATCAGGCGCCTGCAGGCCAGTCCTATGAACAGGGCCTGCTCGCTTGGATATCGCATGCATGCGCCGCGCTTAAAAAGCGCATCGTCAAGGAGCTGGAAACCAGCGTGCCAGACGAGATT GGTACGCGTCTGCAGACGCCGGACATACCGCCAGTACGTGATTTTCAAGATCTGTGCGATGGCATTTGCCTGGCCCTGCTCATCTCCTACTACTGCCCCAAGGTGGTGCCGTGGACGAGTGTGCGCATTAACTATCTGCCTGCTGTGGAGGACTCCATACACAATATACTGCTGGTGAGCAGTTTTTCACAAAAGCATTTGCCATACGGCGTCTTCCACATGACGCCCGAGGACATAACATACATGCGAGG CTCAATGAAACTAAAtctggtgttgctgctgacgGATTTGTTCAATTTGTTCGAGATACACCCGGCCAAATGTGTCTGTTACCCGGGCATGGATGGACAGG ATGTCATCACAAGGCGCAGCCAGGGCGCCAATGTGCACGGAATCTGCCATCGACGGGGCCTCACAATGCAGCCCGTTACGCCCATACCCGATTTGCGCAGCGATCTTGACCAGCCGCCCATTGGGTCACCCTCGAATCGGCCGCCGTTTCAAG ttccGCACACAAATTCATTCAGCGGCGGCGCCTTAAATCGCAGGTCAACTCCGCCCACCGAATATCAAACGATGCAGTCAAATAATTTTGATGGCAACCAGGCCGAAG CGTTCGTCGTGCACAAGTCGCGTGGCATTACCACACTCTCATCCATGcactcgcagcagcagcagcaacagcaacagcagcagcagtatcagcaccagcaacagtcACAGCAGGAGCCCTTGGTTCCAGCTCGCTTGCGTCaggcaaaagaaaagaacaatGTCGAGTCGAAAGCAGACGAGAGAG GCGATTTTGTCGCTGCGGGCCGACCAAGTAACTGGGAACAGAGCCGGCGTCCAAGTTTCGCAG GTCGTCGCTCGCGACGAAACTCCTCCAGCGAAGACTCGCAGTTGACTATTGAGAACTTTGGCGGCTCACAGGATCAGCTCAATACGCTGGGCCGCTACGAGCGCGAACGGGACAGAGAACGTAAGCTGTCCAATACAAGTGTGG AACCGGCCGTGGCAGTGCGTTCTTCAATTGCTGATGCTCGTGGCACGCTACAGCTGGGCTACGACACGGATTCGGGATCTGAGAAACAGGATCGCGAAACCGAAAAGTATTCTATGCGTCGACAGGCTAG CAGTGCGGACAATGTGCCAACGGCCTCTGCGCATAATCTGTCAAATGCGGGCAGTCCGTTGCCGGCGCGGAACAAGCAACATTCCATCGATAGGGACTACTCGACAGTCGACCACTATAATGACGCCAGATCGACTGGGTATGATCCAGAAAGCACGCCCGTGCGTAAATCCTCAACCAGCAGCATGCCAGCGAGTCCGGCGGCTTGGCAGCTGGACACCTGTGACGATGATTTACGCTCGCTGGAGAATGCCACCAAGTTATCTACGATGCGGATGAAACTGGAGGAGAGACGTCGCCGCATTGAGCAGGATAAGCGCAAAATCGAAATGGCAGTGCTGCGGCATCAGGAGAAGGTTTGCCAG GAGGACTTGGAATCGTGTCCCGACGTCTTAAAGTGGGAGACCATGAGCAACGAGTCGAAGCGTACGCCGGAAATAGATCCAGCTGACATGGACAAATACCAA CAAAGCATCGCCATTATGAACATGAATCTGCAGGATATCCAACAGGATATCCATCGGCTGGCCACGCAGCAAAGCCAAATGCAGGCACAGCATCTGCAAGCGCAGCAGCTGATGCAGGCACAACAAATAGCCAACATGCTGAATCAG CAGCAAACGTATGGCTCGCAGCAGCATCTGGCTGAGCACCATTACCAGCAGCGACCTATGCAGCAAAGTTTTGGCTCATCACCGCATCTTCCGCAGGCTTTTAATGCGCCAGTCAGCGCCTACAATTCCCGTCCGCCAAGCCGCGATCCctaccaacagcagcagcagcagcaccattCACACCAACAGCAACCCATGCAGATGCCACCCATGCAGTACGTCAACGAGCACGGACAGTACATGTCGCCGCCCGCTCACTACATGCAGCCTCAAAGCATCTACAGCGACAATGGCGCCCCTTACAACAACCACTCCCCCTACGGAGCACCTCCGATGCCGCAGtaccagcaacagcaccagcaacgCAACAGCGTTTACGATGAGTACGGCCAGCCGGCAAATCACTTTTACCTGCACGAGTCTCCGCCTCAACCGCATCCACAGCGTCGCACCTGGGCGCActcggcggcagcggcagcgtacgaacagcagcaacaggcacagcaacagcagcagcagcaaccactgTTGGATGTCAATGCCTGGCAAATACAGAAGAagatgcagcaacagcagcagcagcaaaactgGCCTAATCGGCCGCCCTCCAGCGCTGGCACGTCTCAGGGCTTTGTGCTGCACCAAAacggaggcggcggcggcggtgaaTTGCAGCATCTATTCCAGGTGCAGTCTTCCCCACAACACGGTCAGCGGATACATGGCGGgggtggcagtggcagcgccAACGGCGTACAGCGGCAGCAATCGCTGACGAATCTACGTGACAATCGGTCACCCAAGGGCAACATGGGCCAGCCCATGGGAATGGGACAGCACGAGGACATGATGGCGCCGCAAAGTATTTGCTTCATCGGCGACGAGGAAGATGTTGATGAGCTAGAGCGCAACATTATCGAGTCTATGCAATCGACTCGGATTTCCGATTTTgtggtgcagcagcagcaacgccttcatcatcatcagcagcaacagcaacagcagcagcagcagcagctgccgacGGCGCACAGCGGACGCGGCAGCAGCTCTGAGGATTACGACAGCGGCGAGCTGATTTCCAATAAACTTAACATCACCAGCGGCAATCTCACTTACCGCATTCCCTCGCCCTCGCGCCCCGCCATACAGGCCAACAGCTTTCAGGATCCACGTGGAGGGGGCggcaacggaaacggaaacggtAGTGGTAGCGGCGAGGAGCAGCGGCCCGAAAAGGGCTTCTATATATCCTTCGACAACGATCAGCCGAAGCGACCGAAGCCGCCACTGCGCGCCAAGAAGTCACCCAAAAAGGAGCCCAGCAGGGATAATGTGGACAACCAAGTTGTCCTTAAACGTGAATCGCTAAGTCAActgcacaacagcaacaattttgcCAGCGAGGAGGCCAAAAACGCAACTGCTGCCAGGCACAGCATCCACAACTTCCCCGGCGTCcaagccaatgccaatgccaatccAGCCGGCAACGCAACCTACAACAAATACACAGACGAGCCGCCTATCCAGCTGCGCCAAATAACAGCATCGGCGGCCGAACCCAATGTCCACGAGCGCCGGCATCTCGAGGACCTCACCaatcagccgcagcagcagcagcagcaacagccgctcTCGCCATCTCGATTAAGGGCCGAacatagcagcagcagcgccgagGCGGCCAAGAAAAAAGCGCTGGTCATTGGCGTCGATGCGACCAATCTAGATCCG GAATCTGTGGACGAAATGGAACGTCGCAAAGAGAAGATAATGTTGCTTTCCCTGCAACGCCGACAGCAGCAAGAGGAGGCCAAGGCGCGAAAGGAGATAGAGGCATCCCAAAAACGAGAAAAGGAACGAGAAAAGGAGGAAGAGCGCGCGCGCAAAAAGGAGGAACAGGTGGCGCGACGTGCGGCCATATTGGAACAACATAGACTAAAAAAAGCCATCGAGGAAGCCGAGCGAGAA GGTAAAACTCTGGACCGGCCCGATTTACATGTAAAACTGCAGCCACAGTCTTCAAACGCGTCCACGCCGCGTCTTAGACAGCAACGTGTGACTAGGCCACGGCCCAAAACGATCCACGTCGACGACGCCAGTGTGGACATTAGTGAGGCTTCAAGCCTATCCAGTCGGGGCAAAAAAGGCTCAAGTTCAAACCTAACCG GCTACGGTCAACTAAGCTCCAATTCAATGAAAAGAGACTTTTATAGGGGCTCGCAAGACTCCCTTACAGTTAAAg ACACAGATTCGGGACTGGGACGTGCCACTCCGCCGCGGCGAGCACCGTCACCAGGAATGGCGGCATCAGGTAGGCATATGCCATCTCCCTCTGGACCAGGCTCTTTGCCGCCAGGTTTGATATCGAAGCGTCGCGGATTTGATGATGGATCAAGCGATACGTCTTTAATCATGGAATACTCGG GTCCAAAATTGTACAAACAACCAGCGGCCAAATCAAATCGCGGCATTATACTAAATGCCGTTGAGTACTGCGTTTTTCCCGGCGCCGTTAACCGTGAAGCCAAACAGAAAGTGCTCGAGAAGATCGCACGCTCGGAGGCCAAACACTTCCTCGTACTCTTCCGGGATGCGGGCTGCCAATTCCGCGCCCTCTACAGTTACATGCCGGAGACGGATCAAGTGACGAAGCTGTACGGCACGGGACCTAGTCAAGTCGACGAAGTCATGTTCGATAAATTCTTCAA ATACAACTCAGGTGGGAAATGCTTCTCACAGGTGCACACAAAGCATCTGACCGTCACGATAGACGCCTTCACAATACACAACTCACTGTGGCAGGGCAAGCGGGTGCAGTTGCCCAGCAAAAAGGACATGGCGCTTGTGATTTAA